One Actinospica robiniae DSM 44927 genomic region harbors:
- a CDS encoding MarR family winged helix-turn-helix transcriptional regulator, with product MQFQVLARLADAGSPLTMTQLADGAVYSRAGLTYQAGLLEKAGLITRGTFAEDERAVLVTITDKGRELVGRVLPGHIQVTRGRLLFDPLSDADLERLGEIMTRVRDHVRTQPPRSAAPRKRRGEATSSAS from the coding sequence GTGCAGTTCCAGGTGCTGGCCCGCCTTGCCGACGCCGGCAGTCCGCTGACGATGACGCAGCTGGCCGATGGCGCCGTCTACAGCCGCGCCGGCCTGACCTACCAGGCCGGGCTGCTGGAGAAGGCGGGCTTGATCACCCGCGGCACGTTCGCGGAGGACGAACGCGCCGTGCTCGTCACCATCACCGACAAGGGCAGAGAACTCGTGGGCCGGGTGCTGCCCGGCCACATCCAGGTCACCCGGGGGCGACTCCTGTTCGACCCCTTGTCCGACGCCGACCTGGAGCGTCTCGGCGAGATCATGACCCGCGTCCGCGACCACGTCCGCACCCAACCGCCCCGCTCGGCCGCCCCACGCAAGCGTCGAGGCGAGGCCACGTCGTCCGCGAGCTGA
- a CDS encoding DUF6493 family protein, with protein MTRETATRPTAHGARPSWTEVRETIADCCPTKVIELLAPHEPAELKGLHTPLKALHTELRRAERTDYRHVYQQYAPLLVAALMSAPTPAQAAWWLSKPMLLHATWAWGPNSGSSNPDHGKLLALLTARRGTDWTGDLACRLATGMRANPDRALWQIASGLAEHSRAEVPLSDGYVVGWAAAGSRVRYRRPGGTEEHTLASWLRAEPRLGQYIARTFEIPGLGSEFVDPNAHRFGADNDWPKVLAKLCAEGRLVRGEIIDACAARLLAGDRPGSLRGHIMVHEQLAPTPTEIHDRLPTYLGMAATAPGVAAKLAQDALRRLDTATALDTYTLVGLSTDVFSRAETGLASRQLGWIDATLKKNQDAAPILLPSIGTAFTHPAVPIQQRALRVAAKHLHSAGADVISTLCQAAQHLDPALRDDARRVFSAPDAQAIATPASSAPVRLPPYQPAPMPSAVESLDELVTAFTPVLANTAITPLEAEQLMAAVAIHADRHREALAAALAPLRVTYPPQTIYGWQQCTFPGALRCLFDAAVGEDHRQFKIARLSAGEATRPIMVTVLRINELTDALLVERRVPALLATPTMPSGAIDVDVLRARLAMYEQREASPLKHDLQQALIRVSDSERDGIHAELSALPALPAPIPALDDYLDQAKTYGRNLMPYARPLGMPSGTRPETLRPVGEEATSPYWVLVPPFDPHDKIAFAQDGWNIHCDHWPILLPHDPELLAAHAIPILYRQANGEDRSGPTIFPHLAETAGTPGPITHLALAYGLTAERLHNRVAAQDALLTLAARDLLQPAHLGRLAAELWRREMIRPKRLITSLQEAEKAGAATQVFTATATAIDVLATTPDTRGLPDLLLLATRCAANAAAGAAQIPGLAALTTVRKPARVGQEANRLLEALSQ; from the coding sequence ATGACCCGGGAAACCGCCACGCGACCCACGGCGCACGGCGCACGCCCGTCCTGGACCGAAGTCCGGGAGACGATCGCCGACTGTTGCCCCACTAAGGTCATCGAACTGCTCGCCCCGCATGAGCCCGCCGAACTCAAGGGACTTCATACGCCTCTCAAGGCGCTACATACCGAGCTTCGCCGCGCGGAACGCACCGACTATCGGCACGTCTACCAGCAGTATGCGCCGTTACTCGTCGCAGCCCTGATGTCCGCCCCGACTCCGGCGCAGGCGGCATGGTGGCTGTCGAAGCCCATGCTGCTACACGCCACCTGGGCATGGGGCCCCAACAGCGGATCATCCAATCCCGACCACGGCAAGCTCCTTGCGCTCTTGACCGCACGTCGCGGCACGGATTGGACCGGTGATCTCGCATGTCGCCTGGCCACTGGCATGCGGGCGAACCCCGATCGAGCACTGTGGCAGATCGCGTCCGGCCTCGCCGAGCACTCGCGTGCCGAGGTGCCCCTGAGCGACGGATACGTGGTCGGCTGGGCCGCGGCTGGATCACGCGTGCGCTACCGGCGTCCAGGAGGCACTGAGGAGCACACTCTGGCCTCATGGCTGCGGGCCGAACCCCGGCTCGGTCAATACATCGCCCGCACCTTCGAGATACCCGGATTGGGAAGCGAGTTCGTCGATCCGAACGCGCACCGCTTCGGCGCCGACAACGACTGGCCGAAGGTACTCGCCAAGCTGTGCGCGGAGGGACGGCTGGTGCGCGGCGAAATCATCGACGCCTGCGCGGCGCGGCTGCTCGCAGGCGACAGACCGGGAAGCCTGCGCGGCCACATCATGGTGCACGAACAGCTGGCGCCGACGCCTACGGAGATCCACGACCGTCTGCCCACATACTTGGGCATGGCCGCCACAGCCCCCGGCGTGGCCGCGAAACTCGCCCAAGACGCCCTGCGCCGGCTCGATACGGCTACAGCGCTCGACACCTACACCCTGGTCGGACTCTCCACCGACGTCTTCTCCCGAGCTGAAACAGGCCTGGCCAGCCGGCAACTCGGATGGATCGACGCGACGCTCAAGAAGAACCAGGACGCGGCACCGATACTCCTGCCCTCCATCGGCACGGCGTTCACCCACCCGGCCGTGCCCATCCAGCAGCGTGCACTGCGCGTGGCTGCCAAGCATCTGCACAGCGCGGGCGCCGACGTCATCTCCACGCTGTGCCAAGCCGCGCAACACCTCGATCCGGCACTGCGCGACGATGCCCGACGCGTGTTTTCCGCCCCGGACGCGCAAGCCATCGCCACCCCGGCTTCATCGGCGCCGGTCCGGCTCCCGCCCTACCAGCCTGCGCCGATGCCATCCGCGGTTGAGTCACTCGACGAGTTGGTCACCGCGTTCACGCCCGTGTTGGCGAATACGGCCATCACTCCGCTCGAGGCGGAACAGCTCATGGCGGCGGTCGCCATTCATGCCGACCGGCACCGCGAGGCGCTGGCCGCGGCGCTCGCGCCACTGCGCGTGACGTATCCTCCGCAGACGATCTACGGCTGGCAGCAATGCACCTTCCCAGGAGCACTGCGCTGCCTCTTCGACGCGGCGGTGGGAGAAGACCACCGCCAGTTCAAGATCGCACGTCTGAGCGCGGGCGAAGCCACCAGGCCCATCATGGTGACCGTCCTGCGCATCAACGAACTCACCGACGCGCTCCTGGTCGAACGGCGCGTTCCTGCACTCCTCGCTACGCCCACCATGCCCTCGGGCGCCATCGACGTCGACGTCTTGCGTGCACGCCTCGCAATGTACGAACAGCGCGAAGCCAGCCCGCTCAAGCACGACCTGCAGCAAGCACTGATCCGCGTCAGCGACAGCGAGCGAGACGGCATTCATGCCGAACTCAGCGCCCTGCCCGCGCTACCGGCCCCGATACCGGCTCTCGATGACTACCTCGACCAGGCCAAGACGTACGGCAGAAACCTGATGCCGTACGCGAGACCGCTGGGCATGCCCAGCGGTACCCGACCCGAGACCCTGCGTCCCGTCGGCGAGGAGGCAACGAGCCCGTACTGGGTCCTGGTACCGCCATTCGACCCGCATGACAAGATCGCCTTCGCGCAGGACGGCTGGAACATCCACTGTGACCACTGGCCGATATTGCTGCCCCACGACCCGGAACTCCTCGCCGCCCACGCAATACCGATCCTCTACCGGCAGGCCAACGGCGAAGACCGAAGCGGACCCACGATCTTCCCCCACCTCGCCGAAACAGCCGGGACCCCCGGCCCCATCACGCACCTCGCCCTCGCCTACGGCCTGACAGCCGAACGACTACACAATCGAGTCGCAGCCCAAGACGCCCTCCTTACCCTGGCCGCCCGCGATCTGCTCCAGCCCGCACACCTCGGCCGACTGGCCGCAGAACTCTGGCGCCGCGAAATGATCAGACCGAAGCGGCTGATCACATCACTTCAAGAGGCTGAGAAGGCCGGAGCGGCCACGCAGGTCTTCACGGCCACCGCCACGGCCATCGACGTTCTCGCCACGACGCCCGACACGCGAGGCCTACCGGACCTACTCCTGCTCGCCACGCGATGCGCGGCCAACGCCGCGGCAGGAGCGGCGCAGATTCCCGGGCTCGCTGCGCTCACCACCGTGAGGAAGCCGGCTCGAGTCGGCCAAGAAGCCAACCGGCTCCTTGAAGCATTGAGCCAATAG
- a CDS encoding SWIM zinc finger family protein, which translates to MYAARMPATSATQTYRYMRASSMTDTGVLDLQTSGGIAHGAEAARPGTGDAPGNPRFFSGFLAEAEPAAAGLLGLANVAATHYFRRAPSFRDPVVTCDAERLRFESFSACCGVYARLDVLPEAIDGERLARGTTNVDINDALRLSLGRVRGAEPMRLDVGPEALKVTTLDGAVVERKVPLPGRWLRGFAEVQALTARFEPQARLSAVDGLRFLRSLPSGGRASLWAVPAGRSLRLTSRAVPGAVSLPDPARLKELLALLRFGGALTVFGPVLAAGSVPVSSCWLLELPGMRFTLTLSPQATRGFSGEGAALTALLQEESSEDALAVVALLDYEGRIEPEELCERAGLSRERVRAALSMLGSSGRVGFDPVDAAYFHRELPYEAARAMRDNPRLAAAYALCDADLVKTHGDNVRVLSGESDHLVRFTSPNPDAEPISCTCAWWARYQAGRGPCKHTLAALLHRRHVDALEGE; encoded by the coding sequence ATGTACGCTGCGCGCATGCCCGCGACTTCAGCGACCCAGACCTATAGGTACATGCGTGCGTCTTCGATGACGGATACCGGGGTCCTTGATCTTCAGACCAGTGGCGGCATCGCTCATGGCGCCGAAGCTGCTCGGCCGGGAACCGGGGACGCGCCGGGGAATCCACGGTTCTTCTCGGGCTTCCTGGCGGAGGCGGAGCCTGCGGCCGCGGGGCTCCTCGGCCTGGCGAACGTCGCGGCGACCCACTACTTTCGGCGCGCTCCGTCGTTTCGTGATCCTGTGGTCACCTGCGACGCCGAGCGGCTGCGGTTCGAGTCGTTCTCCGCGTGTTGCGGCGTGTACGCACGTCTGGATGTGCTGCCGGAGGCGATAGACGGAGAACGTCTGGCGCGTGGAACGACGAACGTCGATATCAACGACGCTCTCCGGTTATCGCTCGGCAGGGTTCGCGGGGCGGAGCCGATGCGTCTTGACGTGGGTCCGGAGGCGTTGAAAGTCACGACACTCGACGGCGCCGTCGTCGAGCGCAAGGTGCCCCTGCCTGGACGGTGGCTTCGCGGTTTCGCGGAGGTCCAGGCCCTGACGGCGCGGTTCGAGCCGCAGGCGCGGCTGAGCGCCGTGGACGGGCTGCGGTTTCTGCGCTCGCTGCCGTCGGGAGGGCGCGCGTCGCTGTGGGCGGTGCCTGCCGGGCGCTCGCTTCGTTTGACCTCCCGCGCGGTGCCCGGAGCAGTCAGCCTGCCGGATCCGGCCCGGTTGAAGGAGTTGCTGGCACTGCTGCGTTTCGGAGGCGCGCTGACCGTGTTCGGACCCGTGCTCGCCGCGGGCAGCGTGCCGGTCTCCTCCTGCTGGCTCCTCGAACTGCCGGGTATGCGCTTTACCCTCACTCTCTCGCCACAGGCCACACGAGGCTTTTCCGGGGAGGGCGCCGCGCTCACGGCGCTGTTGCAGGAGGAGTCGAGTGAGGATGCGCTCGCCGTTGTCGCTCTGCTTGACTATGAGGGACGGATAGAGCCGGAAGAGCTCTGCGAACGCGCGGGACTGAGCCGTGAGCGTGTCCGGGCCGCGTTGAGCATGCTCGGCAGCAGCGGCCGGGTGGGCTTCGACCCCGTCGACGCAGCCTACTTCCATCGGGAACTGCCTTACGAGGCGGCTCGCGCGATGAGGGACAACCCGAGGCTCGCAGCCGCGTATGCCCTCTGCGACGCAGACCTGGTCAAGACGCATGGAGACAACGTCCGCGTCCTTTCCGGCGAAAGCGACCACCTCGTGCGCTTCACCTCCCCGAACCCCGACGCCGAACCGATCAGCTGCACCTGCGCCTGGTGGGCCAGATACCAGGCCGGCCGCGGGCCGTGCAAGCACACGCTCGCCGCGCTGCTGCACCGCCGCCACGTCGATGCCCTCGAGGGAGAGTGA